Proteins from one Candidatus Woesearchaeota archaeon genomic window:
- a CDS encoding NMD3-related protein yields the protein MFKKTCYECGAKVDTLFEGLCSKCISEDSPPIQEITPLNLKYCNSCKKININNQLITREELERRLPDIIKRNIKINKNYTLENLEIKNFGIEGAKISFDVGVNCKLKE from the coding sequence ATGTTTAAAAAAACCTGTTATGAATGTGGAGCTAAAGTTGATACTCTATTTGAAGGATTATGCAGTAAATGTATAAGTGAAGATAGTCCTCCAATTCAAGAAATAACACCTCTAAATTTGAAATACTGTAATTCATGTAAAAAAATCAACATCAACAACCAATTAATAACTAGAGAAGAATTAGAAAGAAGACTCCCAGATATAATAAAAAGAAATATAAAAATAAATAAAAACTATACCTTAGAAAATCTTGAAATTAAAAACTTTGGAATCGAAGGAGCTAAAATTAGTTTTGATGTTGGAGTTAATTGTAAATTAAAAGAATAA